The proteins below are encoded in one region of Xenopus laevis strain J_2021 chromosome 8L, Xenopus_laevis_v10.1, whole genome shotgun sequence:
- the gpsm1.L gene encoding G-protein-signaling modulator 1 isoform X4 has product MLSCSLTKINRAPSDEECFFDLLSKFQSSRMDEQRCTLDETETGISETSTSPVPVLEDPISSPSLMASPQTEELFDLIATCQSRRLDEQRASVGKLPGLRLTHNNVGHLRVEGEEPGDDFFNMLMKCQSSRIDEQRCAPPDAIPRGPTVPDDDFFSLIQRVQAKRIDEQRVDLSSNQQEEARPDPLTMNNS; this is encoded by the exons aaaatcaATCGGGCCCCATCGGATGAGGAATGTTTCTTTGACCTCCTGAGTAAATTCCAGAGCAGCCGCATGGACGAACAGAGATGTACGTTAGACGAGACCGAGACGGGAATCTCCGAGACCTCGACTTCCCCTGTGCCAGTGCTGGAGGACCCCATAT cctcccCCTCATTGATGGCGTCGCCCCAGACGGAGGAATTGTTTGACTTGATTGCCACTTGCCAGAGTCGGCGACTGGACGAGCAGAGAGCGAGTGTGGGCAAACTGCCGGGCCTGCGGCTAACGCACAACAACGTGGGCCACCTGAGAGTGGAAGGGGAGGAGCCGGGCGACGACTTCTTCAATATGTTAATGAAGTGCCAG TCTTCCCGGATAGACGAGCAGAGGTGCGCCCCCCCAGACGCCATCCCCAGGGGTCCCACCGTGCCCGACGACGACTTCTTCAGCCTCATCCAGAGAGTCCAGGCCAAGCGCATAGACGAACAGCGAGTGGATCTCTCCTCAAACCAACAGGAAGAGGCTCGGCCGGACCCACTGACCATGAACAACAGCTGA